One Nocardioides luti DNA window includes the following coding sequences:
- a CDS encoding PrsW family intramembrane metalloprotease, producing MPGPRRDSLVFTVVVTVLVVLGALPILLVIALSGAPGSLVLATALAALPVGPLVGCYLWLDRYEPEPRRLLALGLLWGGFVATAAALLIQGLGGFVVGFTDDQSLEIVAPVSEEFSKGLFLLLLLWWRRAELDGVLDGIVYAGMVGVGFAFVENILYLAAAYNGTDAAGPGGTEALTGTFVVRCLFSPFAHPLFTTFTGIGVGIAVGSRRGWVRVLAPLVGYALAVLAHATWNTSTVYGFDSFVGVYVLLMAPALIAIACFAIWSRRSERRMLTAALGDAAARGLIPATDIGWVVDLGARRRSRRHARQQGGRAGERAMRDYQQAAIELGFLHHRFLRGTPPPDFAARGQEYVARIGAVRPSIAFPGQVVPTR from the coding sequence ATGCCCGGACCCCGTCGCGACAGCCTCGTCTTCACGGTCGTGGTGACGGTTCTCGTGGTGCTGGGGGCGCTCCCGATCCTGCTGGTGATCGCGCTGTCGGGGGCTCCCGGCTCGCTCGTCCTCGCCACCGCGCTCGCCGCGCTGCCGGTCGGGCCGCTGGTCGGCTGCTACCTCTGGCTGGACCGCTACGAGCCCGAGCCGCGCCGGCTGCTGGCCCTGGGCCTGCTGTGGGGCGGCTTCGTCGCCACCGCGGCCGCGCTGCTCATCCAGGGCCTCGGCGGCTTCGTGGTCGGCTTCACCGACGACCAGAGCCTGGAGATCGTCGCGCCGGTCAGCGAGGAGTTCAGCAAGGGCCTGTTCCTGCTGCTCCTGCTGTGGTGGCGCCGGGCCGAGCTCGACGGCGTCCTCGACGGGATCGTGTACGCCGGGATGGTCGGGGTCGGCTTCGCCTTCGTCGAGAACATCCTCTACCTCGCGGCCGCCTACAACGGCACCGACGCCGCCGGCCCGGGCGGCACCGAGGCGCTCACCGGCACCTTCGTGGTGCGCTGCCTCTTCAGCCCCTTCGCGCACCCGCTCTTCACGACCTTCACCGGCATCGGCGTCGGCATCGCGGTCGGCTCGCGCCGCGGCTGGGTGCGGGTGCTCGCCCCGTTGGTCGGCTACGCCCTCGCGGTGCTCGCCCACGCCACCTGGAACACCTCGACCGTCTACGGCTTCGACTCGTTCGTCGGCGTCTACGTGCTGCTGATGGCCCCGGCGCTGATCGCGATCGCCTGCTTCGCGATCTGGTCGCGCCGCTCGGAGCGCCGGATGCTCACCGCCGCCCTCGGCGACGCGGCGGCGCGCGGGCTGATCCCCGCCACCGACATCGGCTGGGTCGTCGACCTCGGCGCCCGCCGCCGCAGCCGCCGCCACGCCCGCCAGCAGGGCGGGCGCGCAGGGGAGCGGGCGATGCGCGACTACCAGCAGGCCGCCATCGAGCTCGGCTTCCTGCACCACCGCTTCCTGCGGGGCACGCCCCCGCCCGACTTCGCCGCGCGAGGCCAGGAGTACGTCGCCCGCATCGGCGCCGTACGCCCCTCGATCGCCTTCCCCGGACAGGTGGTACCCACCCGATGA
- a CDS encoding aminopeptidase P family protein produces the protein MSEQTNETDQAALHTESHDPKVPEAWSAFMRTGWGERELDLPTHPIAEHAARRRTSLGAAFPGERLVLPAGTYKVRSNDTDYRFRPDTAHTYFSGNQTSDAVLVVEDGESVLYARPRSSRETDEFFRDRQYGELWAGRRPSLNEMSSSLGLEVRHIDDLAGALSGTGKTRVHRGLSATVDGLVAGDAGRDAELARVVSEMRLVKDAWEIGELQEACDITALGFEDSVREWDDVLKYGERWIEGTFFRRARAMGNDIGYDSIVGGGRHATTLHWIENSGPITPGELVLLDMGVEGHNLYTADVTRTIPVDGTFTPLQRELYDLVYAAQEAGNEAVRPGAPFIAAHQAAMTVLAHGLGDLGLLPVSVEEALDPESKVYSRWTLHGTSHMLGMDVHDCGEASPEAYNQGTLAEGMVLTVEPGLYFQEDDLLVPEELRGIGIRIEDDILVTADGHRNLSASLPRTSADVEAWMDATRR, from the coding sequence GTGAGCGAGCAGACGAACGAGACCGACCAGGCCGCCCTGCACACGGAGTCGCACGACCCCAAGGTGCCCGAGGCGTGGAGCGCCTTCATGCGCACCGGCTGGGGCGAGCGGGAGCTCGACCTGCCGACGCACCCGATCGCGGAGCACGCCGCGCGCCGGCGTACCTCCCTGGGGGCGGCGTTCCCCGGCGAGCGCCTGGTGCTGCCCGCGGGCACCTACAAGGTGCGGTCGAACGACACCGACTACCGCTTCCGCCCGGACACCGCCCACACCTACTTCTCCGGCAACCAGACGAGCGACGCCGTGCTGGTCGTCGAGGACGGCGAGTCGGTCCTCTACGCCCGGCCCCGCTCCTCGCGGGAGACCGACGAGTTCTTCCGCGACCGGCAGTACGGCGAGCTGTGGGCCGGCCGCCGCCCGTCGCTGAACGAGATGTCGAGCTCGCTCGGCCTCGAGGTGCGCCACATCGACGACCTCGCCGGCGCGCTGTCCGGCACCGGCAAGACCCGGGTGCACCGCGGCCTGTCCGCGACCGTCGACGGGCTGGTCGCCGGGGACGCCGGCCGCGACGCCGAGCTGGCCCGGGTGGTCTCCGAGATGCGCCTGGTCAAGGACGCCTGGGAGATCGGCGAGCTCCAGGAGGCGTGCGACATCACCGCGCTCGGCTTCGAGGACAGCGTCCGCGAGTGGGACGACGTGCTGAAGTACGGCGAGCGCTGGATCGAGGGCACCTTCTTCCGCCGCGCCCGCGCGATGGGCAACGACATCGGCTACGACTCGATCGTCGGCGGTGGCCGCCACGCGACGACGCTGCACTGGATCGAGAACTCCGGCCCGATCACCCCCGGAGAGCTGGTCCTGCTGGACATGGGCGTCGAGGGGCACAACCTCTACACCGCCGACGTCACCCGGACCATCCCGGTCGACGGCACCTTCACGCCGCTGCAGCGCGAGCTCTACGACCTCGTGTACGCCGCCCAGGAGGCCGGCAACGAGGCCGTGCGCCCCGGGGCGCCGTTCATCGCGGCCCACCAGGCCGCCATGACGGTGCTCGCCCACGGCCTCGGCGACCTCGGCCTGCTGCCCGTCTCCGTCGAGGAGGCGCTGGACCCGGAGAGCAAGGTCTACTCGCGCTGGACCCTGCACGGCACCAGCCACATGCTCGGCATGGACGTGCACGACTGCGGCGAGGCCTCCCCCGAGGCCTACAACCAGGGCACCCTCGCCGAGGGCATGGTGCTGACCGTCGAGCCCGGCCTGTACTTCCAGGAGGACGACCTCCTCGTCCCCGAGGAGCTGCGCGGCATCGGCATCCGGATCGAGGACGACATCCTCGTCACCGCCGACGGCCACCGGAACCTCTCCGCCTCCCTGCCCCGCACGTCCGCCGACGTCGAGGCGTGGATGGACGCCACGCGTCGCTGA
- a CDS encoding phosphotransferase, with amino-acid sequence MPDLSPAWRTALRDAGHEPGEVLGSGMEGTVVALGGDRVAKVWQRRSAGELARLRTFYDAVGSTRLPFATPAIEDVVVLGDACASIEPRLAGTPLWQPGPGASRPTDDQLAAVVDVLAALAATAGAATPGLGALPVLEGEEAFDAGIPFEHNLAALVVRRVAASQGPLARALPDVEGLAARGVETLRTLTPSSPALVHGDLIPANVLVDDRARPTALLDFGFLSTLGDPAFDAAVAASVFDMYGPDARATEARLDAAVAARLGHPPERLGVHRAAYALVTATCFSASGSDGHFAWCVRMLQRDDVLDAVAG; translated from the coding sequence GTGCCCGACCTCAGCCCGGCCTGGCGCACCGCGCTCCGGGACGCCGGCCACGAGCCGGGCGAGGTCCTCGGGTCCGGGATGGAGGGGACGGTCGTCGCGCTAGGCGGCGACCGGGTCGCCAAGGTGTGGCAGCGACGGTCGGCCGGCGAGCTGGCGCGGCTGCGCACGTTCTACGACGCGGTCGGGTCGACGCGGCTGCCGTTCGCGACGCCCGCGATCGAGGACGTGGTCGTGCTGGGCGACGCCTGCGCCAGCATCGAGCCGCGGCTCGCCGGGACGCCGCTCTGGCAGCCCGGCCCCGGGGCGAGCCGACCCACCGACGACCAGCTCGCGGCGGTCGTCGACGTGCTGGCGGCGCTGGCCGCGACGGCCGGTGCCGCGACCCCGGGGTTGGGCGCGCTGCCCGTGCTCGAGGGCGAGGAGGCGTTCGACGCCGGCATCCCCTTCGAGCACAACCTCGCCGCCCTGGTCGTACGCCGCGTGGCGGCCTCGCAGGGCCCGCTCGCGCGGGCGCTGCCCGACGTGGAGGGGCTGGCTGCCCGGGGGGTCGAGACGCTCCGCACGCTCACCCCGAGCAGCCCGGCGCTAGTCCACGGCGACCTGATCCCCGCGAACGTCCTGGTCGACGACCGGGCGCGGCCGACGGCGCTGCTCGACTTCGGCTTCCTGTCGACGCTCGGCGACCCGGCCTTCGACGCGGCGGTGGCGGCGAGTGTCTTCGACATGTACGGCCCGGACGCCCGCGCGACCGAGGCGCGGCTCGACGCCGCGGTCGCGGCCCGCCTCGGTCACCCGCCGGAGCGGCTGGGCGTGCACCGGGCGGCGTACGCCCTCGTGACCGCGACCTGCTTCAGCGCGTCCGGCAGCGACGGCCACTTCGCGTGGTGCGTGCGGATGCTGCAGCGCGACGACGTCCTCGACGCGGTCGCGGGCTGA
- a CDS encoding response regulator transcription factor: MPSAPRHQLRIAIVNDYEIVVAGVAAMLAPHHERIAVVELDAGLPVMTDVDVILYDTFGQVQGDGVDLEDLVRGSDAQVVIFSWNLQEELVARAIRKGAAGYLSKGLSGQEVVDALEAVRAGSVVVPASTGTVDRGVVGDWPGKEAGLTNREGEVLALITQGLSNQEIAERSYLSINSVKTYIRTAYRKIGVTRRAQAVVWGMHHGFEPDRTRIVDTAALRD, translated from the coding sequence ATGCCCTCCGCCCCGCGGCACCAGCTGCGCATCGCGATCGTCAACGACTACGAGATCGTGGTCGCCGGCGTCGCTGCCATGCTCGCGCCGCACCACGAGCGGATCGCGGTGGTGGAGCTCGACGCCGGCCTGCCGGTGATGACCGACGTGGACGTGATCCTCTACGACACGTTCGGGCAGGTGCAGGGCGACGGCGTCGACCTCGAGGACCTGGTGCGCGGCTCCGACGCGCAGGTCGTGATCTTCAGCTGGAACCTCCAGGAGGAGCTGGTGGCGCGGGCGATCCGCAAGGGCGCCGCGGGCTACCTCTCCAAGGGCCTGAGCGGCCAAGAGGTCGTGGACGCGCTCGAGGCGGTGCGCGCCGGCTCCGTCGTGGTGCCGGCCTCGACCGGCACCGTCGACCGCGGCGTCGTCGGTGACTGGCCCGGCAAGGAGGCCGGGCTCACCAACCGCGAGGGCGAGGTGCTCGCGCTGATCACCCAGGGGCTGAGCAACCAGGAGATCGCGGAGCGCAGCTACCTCTCCATCAACTCGGTGAAGACCTACATCCGCACGGCCTACCGCAAGATCGGGGTCACCCGCCGCGCCCAGGCCGTGGTGTGGGGGATGCACCACGGCTTCGAGCCGGACCGCACCCGGATCGTCGACACGGCCGCGCTGCGCGACTGA
- a CDS encoding PIG-L family deacetylase — protein MSHDPVSSSWRADPRWRGAPRLDLADAADGCTRLVVVAAHPADAAVGAGGLIARAHEQGMAVYVVQLTAGPPDQHRLGAARAALAELVPDAPLVFLGAEDGRVEAVEGTVTTALVETIGDGRGTLLLAPWPGDGHPDHEAAGRAATVAARRTGARLLHYPVHLWRTRSPEDAPWPQLRGLELAPDELDRKRRAVAAHDARVHPLPDEPLEHLLAAVPAVDDELDVLHREREDPWGVEERWYEHRKRDLTLAVLPRRRFRRALEVGCSRGALAEALATRASATVAVDRSPMAVHLAQQRLGGDPSVTVAEYDVPTAWPAGEFDLVVLSEVGYFLSPADLDLLIERIAGALTDDGVVLLCHWRHPIHGWVLDGPDVHERFRASTLPAEAARYRDRDVEIVVLCHDRNWPDPAH, from the coding sequence GTGTCCCACGACCCCGTCTCCTCCTCGTGGCGCGCCGACCCGCGCTGGCGCGGCGCGCCGCGGCTCGACCTGGCCGACGCCGCCGACGGCTGCACCCGCCTCGTGGTCGTCGCCGCCCACCCGGCCGACGCGGCGGTCGGCGCCGGCGGGCTGATCGCCCGCGCCCACGAGCAGGGGATGGCGGTGTACGTCGTCCAGCTGACCGCCGGCCCGCCCGACCAGCACCGGCTCGGCGCGGCGAGGGCGGCGCTCGCCGAGCTGGTCCCGGACGCCCCGCTGGTCTTCCTCGGCGCCGAGGACGGCCGGGTGGAGGCCGTGGAGGGCACGGTCACCACCGCGCTCGTCGAGACCATCGGCGACGGCCGCGGCACCCTGCTGCTCGCGCCCTGGCCCGGCGACGGGCACCCCGACCACGAGGCGGCCGGCCGTGCGGCGACGGTCGCCGCCCGGCGTACCGGCGCCCGGCTGCTGCACTACCCGGTCCACCTCTGGAGGACCCGCAGCCCGGAGGACGCCCCGTGGCCGCAGCTGCGCGGGCTGGAGCTGGCCCCCGACGAGCTCGACCGCAAGCGCCGGGCGGTGGCCGCGCACGACGCCCGGGTCCACCCGCTGCCCGACGAGCCCCTCGAGCACCTGCTCGCGGCCGTCCCCGCGGTGGACGACGAGCTCGACGTGCTGCACCGCGAGCGCGAGGACCCGTGGGGGGTCGAGGAGCGGTGGTACGAGCACCGCAAGCGCGACCTGACACTGGCCGTCCTCCCCCGCCGTCGCTTCCGCCGGGCGCTCGAGGTCGGCTGCTCGCGCGGTGCCCTCGCCGAGGCGCTCGCGACCCGCGCCAGCGCGACCGTGGCCGTCGACCGCAGCCCGATGGCGGTGCACCTGGCCCAGCAGCGGCTGGGCGGCGACCCGTCCGTCACGGTGGCGGAGTACGACGTCCCGACGGCGTGGCCGGCCGGGGAGTTCGACCTCGTGGTGCTCTCCGAGGTCGGCTACTTCCTCAGCCCGGCCGACCTCGACCTGCTCATCGAGCGGATCGCCGGCGCCCTGACCGACGACGGCGTCGTCCTCCTGTGCCACTGGCGGCACCCGATCCACGGCTGGGTCCTGGACGGGCCCGACGTGCACGAGCGGTTCCGCGCCAGCACCCTGCCCGCGGAGGCCGCGCGCTACCGGGACCGCGACGTCGAGATCGTCGTGCTCTGCCACGACCGCAACTGGCCCGACCCGGCGCACTGA